A region from the Malus domestica chromosome 07, GDT2T_hap1 genome encodes:
- the LOC103424477 gene encoding large ribosomal subunit protein uL10 codes for MAPKPSKADKKIAYDSKLCSLLDEYGQVLIVAADNVGSKQLQNIRKGLRGDSVVLMGKNTMMKRSVRIHAEKTGNSAYLNLVPLLVGNVGLIFTKGDLKEVSEEVGKYKVGAPARVGLVAPIDVVVPPGNTGLDPSQTSFFQVLNIPTKINKGTVEIITPVELIKKGDKVGSSEAALLAKLGIRPFSYGLVVQMVYDNGSVFSPEVLDLTEDDLMEKFASGVSMVTSLALAISYPTLAAAPHMFLNAYKNVLAVSIATEYSFPQAEKVKEFLKDPSKFAVAAAPVAAAASGGAPAAAKEEEKKPEPEEESDEEMGFSLFDD; via the exons ATGGCCCCTAAACCCTCCAAGGCCGACAAGAAGATCGCCTACGATTCCAAGCTCTGCTCCCTCCTCGACGAGTATGGCCAGGTCCTCATTGTCGCCGCCGACAACGTCGGCTCCAAGCAGCTCCAGAACATCCGCAAGGGGCTGCGCGGAGATTCCGTCGTTCTGATGGGGAAGAACACGATGATGAAAAGGTCCGTCAGGATCCATGCGGAGAAGACGGGCAACAGTGCCTACCTCAACCTCGTCCCCCTCCTTGTG GGCAACGTCGGTCTAATTTTCACAAAGGGTGATTTGAAGGAAGTCAGCGAAGAGGTTGGAAAGTACAAG GTTGGAGCCCCTGCTCGTGTTGGTTTGGTTGCTCCAATTGATGTGGTGGTTCCTCCTGGTAACACTGGTCTTGACCCATCTCAGACCTCTTTCTTCCAG GTGCTCAACATCCCCACCAAGATTAACAAGGGTACTGTTGAAATCATTACTCCTGTTGAACTTATCAAGAAGGGAGATAAGGTTGGCTCTTCTGAGGCTGCCCTCCTTGCCAAGCTTGGAATCCGGCCATTCTCATATGGTCTTGTTGTCCAGATGGTGTATGACAACGGTTCCGTCTTCAGCCCAGAGGTGCTTGATCTGACTGAGGATGATCTCATGGAGAAGTTTGCTTCTGGTGTCTCGATGGTCACTTCATTGGCGTTGGCCATCTCATACCCCACCCTGGCAGCTGCACCACACATGTTCCTCAATGCCTACAAGAACGTGTTGGCAGTTTCTATTGCCACCGAATATTCCTTCCCACAAGCAGAGAAGGTCAAGGAGTTTCTCAAG GACCCAAGCAAGTTTGCAGTTGCTGCAGCccctgttgctgctgctgcttcagGAGGTGCTCCAGCAGCAGctaaggaggaagagaagaagccCGAGCCCGAAGAGGAATCCGACGAGGAAATGGGTTTCAGTTTGTTTGATGATTAA